From a single Prosthecobacter sp. genomic region:
- a CDS encoding thrombospondin type 3 repeat-containing protein, protein MNTAASTRPGSPVLGILRRFARQAWLLHGCMIATLILLPAQPRLLRADEGTPPEETWSDPVTQTALMAQMSASGGTAYNPGDTKQVDVLLERHIWQVSTSNLGNTVISGYTIEPVSGGQVSFSITSLTGNGFSNMFSASSTTGYDGKCSASVPVDDAPEVVVQAAVTLPNGAESTTSSLNLTKIAPEIWSWSHSEALLSAWLSTPDGTVSSSSTQRTVTVNATYESWDVFTSSFGNTETRNRYSVPAAGANMSWTVTGGDGTFASSSWGQLDGSGSGTIDFTMGAVDSTVRAEIGYINSTAAAATLDFTQPVSTETWTLDHTEGSIATALRVEGDTTAGLGSGTTRQVSADVTFTTWEIWTSSLGNTETRNTTIGPALYAPVSFTVISGDGRWDSPAGAQTVTLATDGNGRASVTFCMGGENAEIEASASYAVSTSSATASFTRPADPVWSQQGTFQELLVNVSATSTTGATVPVTATVNYHVWEVWGNDQDSTTEIRNETTSAALNAPASASVTSGNGTVTSTATATDGAGGFEATYTAASQASVVTVSASFTTDNGTVYGSGSVTIANLDTDGDTYSDEDETADGTDPNNANSKPGTTPPPCSSCGGVGCTVCFDPPVVVDGEYEYEVIDIVTIMKRDEEGFQRGLDVLVARYSYTTIPEEEMEQLRSEFPYAEDSSEQSRRQRGAFSLITTSAKVSITVSTFILGVGAQLGKEVQLISQFIRVLVE, encoded by the coding sequence ATGAACACCGCTGCATCAACCCGCCCCGGCTCGCCAGTGCTGGGCATTCTCCGCCGCTTCGCCCGTCAGGCGTGGCTTCTGCACGGCTGCATGATCGCCACGCTCATTCTTCTTCCCGCGCAGCCCCGGCTGCTGCGCGCGGATGAGGGAACTCCACCCGAGGAGACTTGGAGTGATCCGGTGACGCAGACCGCCCTGATGGCCCAGATGTCCGCATCCGGCGGCACCGCTTACAACCCCGGTGACACCAAGCAGGTCGATGTCCTCCTGGAACGCCACATCTGGCAGGTGAGCACGAGCAACCTGGGCAATACCGTCATCTCCGGTTACACCATCGAACCGGTGAGCGGCGGCCAGGTGAGTTTTTCGATCACCTCGCTCACCGGGAATGGTTTTAGCAACATGTTCTCGGCGTCCTCCACCACCGGCTACGACGGGAAATGCAGCGCGTCCGTGCCTGTGGATGACGCGCCGGAGGTGGTCGTCCAGGCTGCGGTGACGCTGCCCAACGGCGCTGAAAGCACCACGAGTTCCCTCAACCTCACGAAAATCGCGCCGGAAATCTGGTCCTGGTCGCACAGCGAGGCGCTGCTTTCCGCTTGGCTCTCCACACCTGACGGCACGGTGAGCTCCTCCTCCACCCAGCGTACGGTCACCGTGAACGCGACGTACGAAAGCTGGGACGTGTTCACCAGTTCTTTCGGCAACACCGAAACACGCAATCGTTACTCTGTTCCCGCCGCTGGCGCGAATATGAGCTGGACGGTGACGGGCGGGGACGGCACCTTTGCCAGTTCCTCCTGGGGGCAGTTGGACGGGTCCGGATCGGGCACCATCGACTTCACCATGGGAGCGGTCGATTCCACCGTGCGCGCGGAGATCGGCTACATCAACAGCACGGCGGCGGCGGCCACGCTCGACTTCACCCAGCCCGTCAGCACGGAGACTTGGACCCTGGATCACACGGAGGGCAGCATTGCCACCGCGCTGAGAGTCGAGGGCGACACCACCGCCGGACTCGGCTCCGGCACCACCCGCCAGGTCAGCGCGGATGTGACGTTCACCACCTGGGAAATCTGGACGAGCAGCCTTGGAAACACCGAGACGCGGAACACCACCATCGGACCCGCCCTTTACGCCCCGGTCAGCTTCACGGTCATCAGCGGCGACGGTCGCTGGGACTCCCCCGCCGGCGCGCAGACGGTCACGCTTGCCACCGATGGCAACGGGCGCGCCAGCGTGACCTTTTGCATGGGCGGCGAGAACGCCGAGATCGAAGCCTCTGCCAGCTATGCGGTCTCCACCTCGTCCGCGACGGCGTCCTTCACCCGCCCGGCGGACCCTGTGTGGAGCCAGCAGGGAACCTTCCAGGAGCTGCTCGTGAACGTCTCCGCCACCAGCACCACGGGGGCCACGGTGCCGGTCACTGCCACAGTCAACTATCATGTGTGGGAGGTCTGGGGCAACGACCAGGACAGCACCACCGAAATCCGCAACGAAACCACCAGCGCGGCGCTCAACGCCCCGGCCAGCGCAAGCGTCACCTCCGGCAACGGCACGGTGACATCGACGGCGACAGCCACCGATGGCGCGGGAGGCTTTGAAGCGACCTACACCGCCGCCTCCCAGGCATCCGTGGTGACCGTGTCGGCCAGCTTTACCACCGATAACGGTACTGTTTATGGCAGTGGTTCGGTGACGATTGCAAACCTCGACACGGACGGGGATACCTACAGCGATGAGGATGAAACCGCAGATGGGACGGACCCGAATAATGCCAATTCTAAACCTGGCACCACCCCACCACCTTGCTCATCTTGCGGAGGAGTTGGCTGCACCGTTTGCTTCGACCCGCCTGTAGTTGTTGATGGTGAATACGAGTATGAGGTAATTGATATAGTGACAATAATGAAGCGTGATGAGGAGGGATTTCAGCGTGGCTTGGACGTGCTTGTCGCACGCTATAGCTACACAACAATTCCCGAAGAAGAAATGGAACAACTACGTTCTGAATTCCCATACGCTGAAGATTCATCTGAGCAATCCAGAAGGCAGAGGGGGGCATTCTCGCTTATTACAACCTCTGCTAAGGTTTCTATTACCGTGAGCACGTTTATACTTGGAGTTGGGGCACAGCTTGGCAAAGAAGTACAGTTAATCTCCCAATTTATTCGTGTTTTGGTAGAATGA
- a CDS encoding homoserine O-acetyltransferase: MSKAAKSEETKFFHTGSAKEPFVFASGDQLPGITVAYETYGKLNAAKSNAILLFHALSGSQHAAGITKEVAGTDERWTEDCHTGWWDLFIGPDKALDTNRYFIICANYLGGCYGTSGPASLNPATGKPYGSSFPAVRTSDVVNSHLALLDHLGIQTLHAVMGSSVGGLLAINLATLYPERVKLVVPIASGCRTTVLTRLTLFEQVLAIENDPHFKGGDYYQGEAPEYGLALARMISHKTFVHLDTIERRARQDLKHGGDTLSWYRVQHNVESYMLHQGKKFVKRFDANTYLRIADMWLRFDPLRDAGVSSYAALFERSAAAGQHYLVFSIDSDFCFYPEEQAELVSHLEKAEVSNMHITVHSDKGHDSFLLEPQLYTPHLSFTLDGRWNKSSVDRPVPEVE; this comes from the coding sequence ATGTCGAAGGCCGCCAAATCAGAAGAAACCAAGTTTTTCCACACCGGAAGCGCGAAAGAACCGTTCGTGTTCGCCTCCGGCGACCAACTGCCCGGCATCACGGTGGCTTACGAGACCTACGGGAAGCTGAACGCCGCCAAATCAAACGCCATCCTGCTGTTCCACGCGCTCTCCGGCAGCCAGCACGCCGCGGGCATCACGAAGGAAGTCGCCGGCACGGATGAACGCTGGACGGAGGACTGCCACACCGGCTGGTGGGATCTCTTCATCGGCCCCGACAAGGCGCTCGACACCAACCGTTACTTCATCATCTGCGCGAACTACCTCGGCGGCTGCTACGGCACCAGCGGCCCGGCGTCGCTCAATCCCGCCACCGGTAAGCCCTACGGCAGCAGTTTCCCGGCGGTGCGCACCAGTGATGTCGTGAACTCACACCTCGCCCTGCTCGATCATCTCGGCATCCAGACGCTGCACGCCGTCATGGGTTCCTCCGTCGGCGGTCTGCTCGCCATCAATCTCGCCACACTGTACCCGGAGCGTGTGAAGCTGGTTGTTCCCATTGCCAGCGGCTGCCGCACCACGGTGCTCACACGTCTCACGTTGTTCGAGCAGGTGCTCGCCATCGAAAACGATCCGCACTTCAAAGGCGGCGATTATTATCAAGGCGAAGCACCGGAATACGGCCTCGCCCTCGCCCGCATGATCAGCCACAAGACCTTTGTCCACCTCGACACCATCGAGCGCCGGGCGCGGCAGGATTTGAAGCATGGCGGCGACACGCTCTCGTGGTATCGCGTGCAGCACAACGTCGAGAGCTACATGCTGCATCAGGGCAAAAAATTCGTGAAGCGCTTCGATGCCAACACCTACCTGCGCATCGCCGACATGTGGCTGCGCTTCGACCCGTTGCGCGATGCCGGGGTGTCATCGTATGCCGCGCTCTTCGAGCGCAGCGCCGCCGCTGGGCAGCACTACCTCGTCTTCAGCATCGACAGCGACTTCTGCTTCTACCCCGAGGAGCAGGCGGAGCTCGTCAGCCATCTCGAGAAAGCCGAGGTCTCGAACATGCACATCACCGTGCACTCCGACAAAGGCCACGACTCCTTCCTGCTCGAACCCCAGCTCTACACCCCCCATCTCTCCTTCACCCTCGACGGCCGCTGGAACAAAAGCTCCGTCGATCGGCCGGTGCCTGAGGTGGAGTGA
- a CDS encoding polymer-forming cytoskeletal protein — protein MLDPFVTLEEAGFSLRQSGGVDRLGGWSPELLASLDWARLSELARAIAAEAGCELARSCVMPDGAVLFGMIEQPKSSKPRRAMVKIAPWNEWGATPETVQRFAQEVRTARDTRGVLIAPAGFSPAALRMAQELRIEAVDAAGLEAAVRALPGNKSDFLFVVTTAGDFSTPSCPVCTKKLRRIEQETLELPSRTIDMDGLIADFVVCDRLEVAAGCEVTFLQEVRARTITISGHASGDFVCEGPVMLEAGGTLSGTVAARSLVVRDGGELLGQFRILEGKLGSFVKPSVRWHWRCAGTEGRHECAGVIFEPHQ, from the coding sequence ATGCTCGATCCTTTCGTCACTCTCGAAGAAGCTGGTTTCTCGCTGCGGCAGAGCGGCGGCGTGGACCGGCTGGGCGGGTGGTCGCCAGAACTGCTCGCGAGCCTGGACTGGGCGCGTCTGTCCGAACTGGCGCGCGCGATTGCGGCGGAGGCGGGCTGTGAGCTGGCCAGATCATGTGTTATGCCGGACGGGGCGGTGCTGTTTGGCATGATCGAGCAGCCAAAGTCATCGAAACCACGGCGGGCGATGGTCAAGATCGCTCCGTGGAACGAGTGGGGCGCCACGCCGGAGACGGTGCAGCGTTTTGCGCAGGAGGTGCGCACCGCGCGCGACACCCGTGGTGTTTTGATCGCACCGGCAGGCTTCAGCCCTGCCGCGCTGCGCATGGCGCAGGAACTTCGCATCGAGGCGGTGGATGCGGCGGGATTGGAGGCTGCAGTGCGTGCGCTGCCGGGGAACAAGAGCGATTTTCTCTTCGTCGTCACCACAGCGGGTGACTTTTCCACGCCATCGTGTCCGGTCTGCACGAAAAAACTCCGCCGCATCGAGCAGGAGACCCTGGAACTGCCCTCACGCACGATCGACATGGACGGGCTCATCGCTGATTTCGTGGTCTGTGACCGCCTTGAAGTGGCCGCAGGTTGTGAGGTCACATTTTTGCAGGAGGTGCGGGCGCGCACGATCACGATTTCCGGCCATGCCTCGGGTGATTTTGTGTGCGAAGGGCCGGTGATGTTGGAGGCCGGCGGCACGCTCTCAGGCACAGTGGCGGCACGTTCGCTGGTGGTGCGTGATGGTGGAGAACTGCTGGGGCAGTTTCGTATTCTGGAGGGCAAGCTTGGCTCCTTTGTGAAACCTTCGGTGCGCTGGCACTGGCGTTGTGCGGGCACGGAGGGCAGGCACGAGTGCGCCGGGGTGATCTTTGAGCCGCATCAGTGA
- a CDS encoding alpha/beta hydrolase-fold protein: MSFRTIEISDTALFGGGMLHVTVKSAALRRRVDISFYVPPDVKAGKLPLVVLLHGVYGSHWAWLFKGGAHRVLDRLIKEENLPPMMLAMPSDGLWGDGSGYLRHRDADYASWIVDEVPEAAAAVDTRCKDTPRFISGLSMGGYGALRLGVLHPKKFAGISAHSSITNVTQMQGFVEETMTEFDLTDIEPLAVIDCAKLSQRLPHLRFDCGTEDALIEHNRTLHRDLEAAGIPHVYEEFPGGHTWDYWHAHLADTLRFFRACLKV; encoded by the coding sequence ATGAGTTTCCGCACCATTGAGATTTCCGACACAGCTTTGTTCGGCGGCGGCATGCTTCACGTCACCGTGAAGTCAGCGGCATTGCGGCGGCGTGTGGACATCAGTTTCTATGTGCCGCCGGATGTGAAAGCAGGGAAGCTGCCACTGGTGGTCCTGCTGCACGGTGTGTATGGCAGTCACTGGGCCTGGTTGTTCAAGGGCGGCGCGCATCGCGTGCTGGACCGCCTCATCAAGGAGGAAAACCTGCCGCCGATGATGCTGGCGATGCCATCGGACGGTTTGTGGGGCGATGGATCGGGCTACTTGCGGCATCGTGATGCCGATTATGCGAGCTGGATCGTGGATGAAGTGCCGGAAGCGGCGGCGGCGGTCGATACGAGGTGCAAGGACACACCACGCTTCATCAGCGGGCTGTCGATGGGTGGTTACGGAGCATTGCGGCTCGGCGTGCTGCATCCGAAGAAATTCGCCGGCATCAGCGCGCACAGCAGCATCACGAATGTGACGCAGATGCAGGGGTTCGTGGAGGAAACGATGACCGAGTTCGATCTAACCGACATTGAGCCGCTTGCCGTGATTGATTGCGCGAAACTGAGCCAGCGCCTGCCGCATCTCCGCTTCGACTGTGGCACCGAGGATGCCTTGATCGAGCACAACCGCACGCTGCATCGCGATTTGGAGGCGGCGGGCATTCCGCATGTGTATGAGGAGTTTCCCGGCGGCCACACCTGGGACTACTGGCATGCGCATCTCGCGGACACGCTGCGGTTTTTCAGGGCGTGTCTGAAGGTCTGA
- a CDS encoding DUF1501 domain-containing protein encodes MNTLTPLHRRAFLGRASQGLGAVALASLMKPAMAAPMRGVLGTLPLPQKAKRVIWLTMAGGPSHLETFDPKPKLAEMDGKPMPESFTKGQQLAQLQGKPLNCFGPQHKFAKFGKNQVEICELFPQIGSVIDDICLIRSMTTDAINHDPAHMFMNTGSQIAGRPSMGSWITYGLGTEAADLPGFVVLTSLGQGGQNQPIAARQWSSGFLPSKYQGVQLRAKGDPVLYLTNPGGVTRDRQGADVAAINALNKQHDALVDDPEIATRIAQYEMAFQMQASVPDLMDVSAEGAKTLELYGCQPGDGSFASNCLLARRLAERGTRFIQLYHKDWDHHGGVKDGVALKAKEIDRACMALITDLKQRGMLDETLIVWAGEFGRTPMSQGGSGRDHHNKAMSVWMAGAGIQGGIVHGATDDLGYAAVEKITTVHDLHATMLHQMGIKHDAFSFKFQGLDARLSGVEGAKVIKDILA; translated from the coding sequence ATGAACACACTCACACCACTCCATCGTCGCGCTTTTCTCGGCAGAGCATCCCAGGGGCTCGGAGCCGTCGCGCTCGCTTCGTTGATGAAGCCAGCCATGGCAGCACCGATGCGTGGTGTTCTCGGCACACTACCGCTGCCACAGAAGGCGAAACGTGTGATCTGGCTCACGATGGCGGGAGGACCATCGCATTTGGAGACGTTTGATCCGAAGCCGAAGCTCGCGGAGATGGATGGCAAGCCGATGCCGGAGTCGTTCACGAAGGGGCAGCAGCTCGCGCAGCTTCAAGGCAAGCCGCTGAACTGCTTCGGGCCGCAGCACAAGTTCGCGAAGTTCGGGAAGAACCAAGTCGAGATCTGCGAGCTGTTTCCGCAGATCGGCAGCGTGATCGACGACATCTGCCTCATCCGCAGCATGACCACCGACGCGATCAATCATGATCCCGCGCACATGTTCATGAACACCGGTTCGCAAATCGCGGGCAGGCCGAGCATGGGTTCGTGGATCACCTATGGACTCGGCACCGAGGCAGCCGATCTGCCGGGCTTCGTCGTGCTGACCTCGCTGGGCCAAGGCGGACAGAACCAGCCCATCGCCGCGCGGCAGTGGAGCAGCGGCTTTTTGCCTTCGAAGTATCAAGGCGTGCAGCTTCGCGCCAAAGGTGATCCCGTGTTGTATCTCACGAATCCCGGCGGCGTCACGCGTGATCGCCAAGGAGCCGATGTGGCGGCGATCAACGCACTCAACAAGCAGCACGACGCGCTCGTCGATGATCCCGAGATCGCCACACGCATCGCGCAGTATGAGATGGCCTTCCAGATGCAGGCCAGTGTGCCGGATTTGATGGATGTGAGCGCTGAAGGTGCCAAAACACTCGAACTCTACGGCTGCCAGCCTGGAGACGGCTCCTTCGCCTCAAACTGCCTGCTCGCACGTCGTCTCGCCGAGCGCGGCACGCGCTTCATCCAGCTCTACCACAAAGACTGGGACCACCACGGCGGCGTGAAGGACGGCGTGGCGCTCAAGGCGAAGGAAATCGACCGCGCGTGCATGGCGCTCATCACCGATCTCAAACAACGCGGCATGTTGGACGAGACGCTTATCGTCTGGGCCGGCGAATTCGGCCGCACCCCGATGTCGCAAGGCGGCAGCGGGCGCGATCATCACAACAAAGCGATGTCCGTGTGGATGGCGGGCGCTGGCATCCAGGGTGGCATCGTCCACGGCGCCACCGACGACCTCGGCTACGCGGCGGTGGAGAAGATCACCACCGTGCATGACCTGCACGCGACCATGCTGCATCAGATGGGCATCAAGCACGACGCCTTCAGCTTCAAATTCCAGGGCTTGGATGCGAGGCTGAGCGGCGTGGAAGGCGCGAAGGTGATCAAGGACATCCTCGCATGA
- a CDS encoding c-type cytochrome yields MRATFLTCLSLFALALPVIAVHQKNAGPEKVELKFKLPPPAPLSPEEEMKTFAVEKGFRVELVAAEPMIEAPVAMSFDDQGRLYVVEMRGYMRDLPGTDEKQPTGRVSLLEDTDGDGRMDKATAFLDNVVMPRAVLAVNGGALIAVPPNLFFCKDTDGDGKADVKDIVATDYGTLGGQPEHMANTPVWAMDNAIWSAGYATRFKLRGGVWMKDTGLGRGQWGLCQDDFGRLYFNYNSDMLRADLLPTEAFTKNPLLRTAASINAKLAADQTLYPSHPTPGVNRGYDAKTLSADGKLTRPTGTCGALIYRGDAFPAAYRGNAFVPEPCANLVKRFTMSETDGIPKATNTAKAKEFLTSTDERFRPVQAANGPDGALYLVDMYRGIIQHQSFLTHYLIANIEARKLHQPFNQGRIWRIVPDTKERPPVVKVSKEVKMLTHENGWVRDTAQRLIVESGDASAVPALKEMLKHEHALARLHALWTLDGLAAITPDLLRPILTDKDTQVRAAAVRIAPRDMAPDLFAMTTEKQPLVLAHLSIKLTSLNLPDADAAVAKLLASNGKNALIREGALTGLRGKEAAFVKVLAAQLSKDNGAQIMPVIESLAALVAQAGKAGPFEELLDLAAAQPQAGAMQVAAIKGLATSGDPKSKTPPKLLWLDAAPASLKTLKSAMSDKTSAKLFASVEASLAWPGKPGAPKPPVIVPLTEAQTALFEKGKTVYATLCAACHQPHGFGLDGLAPPLVDSEWVLGKPDILARIVMHGLAGPVKVSGRTYNLAMPPLPQLTDEDIAGVLTYLRREWEHNGSPVETKAVTDIREANKGRMMMWTEEELKNLGKKPSSKKP; encoded by the coding sequence ATGCGCGCCACATTCCTCACCTGCCTCTCGCTTTTTGCCCTCGCCTTGCCTGTCATCGCTGTTCACCAAAAGAACGCCGGGCCGGAGAAGGTGGAGTTGAAGTTCAAGCTACCACCGCCGGCCCCGCTTTCGCCGGAGGAGGAGATGAAGACTTTCGCGGTCGAAAAAGGCTTCCGTGTCGAGTTGGTGGCTGCTGAGCCGATGATCGAGGCTCCGGTGGCGATGAGCTTTGATGACCAGGGCAGGCTCTACGTCGTCGAGATGCGCGGCTACATGCGCGATCTTCCGGGAACGGATGAAAAGCAGCCGACAGGCCGTGTTTCGCTGCTCGAAGACACCGATGGCGACGGGCGCATGGACAAGGCGACGGCGTTCCTCGACAACGTCGTGATGCCGCGTGCGGTGCTGGCTGTGAACGGCGGTGCCTTGATCGCCGTGCCGCCGAACTTGTTCTTCTGCAAAGACACGGATGGCGATGGCAAGGCGGACGTGAAGGACATTGTCGCCACCGACTACGGCACGCTCGGTGGTCAGCCCGAGCACATGGCGAACACGCCCGTGTGGGCGATGGACAACGCGATCTGGAGCGCGGGCTACGCCACGCGCTTCAAGCTTCGCGGCGGCGTGTGGATGAAGGACACCGGCCTCGGTCGCGGTCAGTGGGGGCTTTGCCAGGACGACTTCGGCAGGCTCTACTTCAACTACAACTCCGACATGCTGCGCGCCGATTTGCTGCCCACGGAGGCTTTCACGAAGAATCCGCTGCTGCGCACCGCTGCCAGCATCAATGCGAAGCTTGCCGCCGATCAGACGCTGTATCCATCGCATCCCACGCCCGGCGTGAATCGTGGTTATGACGCGAAAACATTGAGCGCCGACGGCAAGCTGACGAGGCCCACCGGCACCTGCGGTGCGCTCATTTATCGTGGCGATGCCTTCCCCGCCGCGTATCGCGGCAACGCCTTCGTGCCCGAGCCTTGCGCGAACTTGGTGAAGCGCTTCACCATGAGCGAGACCGATGGCATCCCGAAGGCCACGAACACCGCGAAGGCCAAAGAATTCCTCACCTCCACCGACGAGCGCTTCCGCCCCGTGCAGGCCGCGAACGGCCCCGACGGCGCGCTCTACCTCGTGGACATGTATCGCGGCATCATCCAGCACCAGAGCTTCCTCACGCATTACCTCATCGCGAACATCGAGGCGCGGAAACTCCATCAGCCCTTCAATCAAGGCCGCATCTGGCGCATCGTGCCGGACACGAAAGAGCGCCCGCCAGTCGTGAAGGTCAGCAAAGAAGTGAAAATGCTAACCCACGAGAACGGCTGGGTGCGCGACACCGCGCAGCGCCTCATCGTCGAGTCTGGCGATGCCTCCGCAGTGCCCGCACTCAAAGAGATGCTGAAACATGAGCACGCACTCGCCCGACTGCACGCGCTGTGGACGCTCGATGGCCTCGCTGCAATCACACCGGACCTGCTGCGCCCCATTTTAACCGACAAAGACACCCAAGTGCGCGCCGCCGCCGTGCGCATCGCCCCGCGTGACATGGCGCCTGATTTGTTCGCCATGACGACGGAGAAACAACCGCTCGTGCTCGCGCATCTCTCCATCAAGCTCACCTCGCTCAATCTTCCCGACGCCGATGCCGCCGTGGCGAAACTGCTCGCCAGCAACGGCAAAAACGCCCTCATCCGCGAAGGCGCGCTCACCGGATTACGCGGCAAAGAGGCAGCGTTTGTCAAAGTGCTCGCAGCGCAGCTCTCGAAAGACAACGGCGCGCAAATCATGCCCGTGATCGAGTCGCTGGCCGCGCTCGTCGCGCAGGCGGGCAAGGCTGGGCCGTTTGAAGAGCTGCTCGATCTCGCCGCCGCGCAGCCGCAGGCCGGAGCGATGCAAGTCGCCGCCATCAAAGGTCTCGCCACCAGCGGTGATCCCAAATCCAAGACGCCTCCAAAGCTCCTCTGGCTCGATGCCGCGCCTGCATCACTGAAGACACTCAAGTCCGCGATGAGCGACAAGACGAGCGCAAAACTCTTCGCCAGCGTCGAGGCCAGCCTCGCCTGGCCCGGCAAACCTGGAGCACCCAAACCACCCGTCATCGTGCCGCTCACCGAGGCGCAGACGGCTCTGTTTGAGAAAGGCAAAACCGTTTACGCCACCCTCTGCGCCGCCTGCCATCAGCCGCATGGTTTTGGCCTCGACGGCCTTGCCCCGCCGCTCGTCGATAGCGAATGGGTGCTCGGCAAGCCCGACATCCTCGCCCGCATCGTCATGCATGGACTCGCCGGTCCCGTAAAGGTCAGCGGCCGCACCTACAACCTCGCCATGCCGCCGCTGCCGCAGCTCACAGACGAAGACATCGCCGGCGTGCTCACCTACCTCCGCCGTGAGTGGGAACATAACGGCTCGCCCGTCGAAACGAAAGCCGTCACCGACATCCGCGAGGCCAACAAAGGCCGCATGATGATGTGGACCGAAGAAGAACTGAAAAATCTCGGCAAGAAACCGAGTTCCAAGAAGCCATGA
- a CDS encoding DUF6807 family protein: MKNTLLFLALAFHAQAFDITVADKDHVAVANGDKVVAKLMMANDLSTPEKHHDTYKPYLHVFDASGATRLTKGPGFAYTHHRGIFLGFSKIAYGGKSYDRWHMKGGDQVVTKVTPGDNAFTAHIDWQGDTTAPFLTEERRFTFTTPAKPFYLGIEMNSAIKTVSGEADISGDPEHAGAQFRPSELVDTQSTTYIFPGEKIDAHKVKDLPWAAEVFTIEGKTFTVVILNHPDNPKDTATSAYRDYGRFGMFPKGKATAEAPFKLRYQWLIAEGDVRDAAVFQQAWNTFAGKSDPTPAITINASERKAAKPKK; the protein is encoded by the coding sequence ATGAAAAACACCCTGCTATTCCTCGCCCTCGCGTTTCACGCACAAGCCTTCGACATAACTGTTGCGGACAAAGACCACGTCGCTGTCGCCAACGGCGACAAAGTCGTCGCCAAGCTCATGATGGCGAATGATCTCAGCACGCCGGAGAAGCACCACGACACCTACAAGCCGTATCTGCACGTCTTTGATGCCAGCGGCGCCACGCGCTTGACGAAAGGTCCCGGCTTCGCTTACACGCATCATCGCGGCATCTTCCTCGGCTTCAGCAAGATCGCCTACGGCGGCAAATCGTATGACCGCTGGCACATGAAGGGTGGCGATCAGGTCGTGACGAAGGTCACGCCCGGCGACAACGCCTTCACCGCGCACATCGACTGGCAGGGCGACACCACCGCGCCCTTCCTCACCGAAGAACGCCGCTTCACCTTCACCACGCCCGCAAAGCCCTTCTACCTCGGCATCGAGATGAACAGCGCCATCAAAACCGTCAGCGGCGAGGCGGACATCAGTGGCGACCCCGAGCACGCCGGTGCGCAGTTTCGCCCGAGCGAACTCGTGGACACGCAAAGCACGACCTACATCTTCCCAGGCGAGAAAATCGACGCGCACAAAGTCAAAGACCTGCCCTGGGCCGCCGAGGTCTTTACCATCGAGGGCAAGACCTTCACCGTCGTCATCCTGAATCATCCCGACAACCCGAAAGACACCGCCACCTCCGCCTACCGCGACTACGGACGCTTTGGCATGTTCCCAAAGGGCAAAGCCACCGCCGAGGCTCCGTTCAAGCTCCGCTACCAATGGCTGATCGCAGAAGGCGATGTGCGTGATGCGGCGGTGTTTCAGCAAGCTTGGAACACTTTCGCTGGCAAAAGCGATCCGACACCGGCGATCACCATCAATGCTTCCGAGCGCAAAGCGGCGAAGCCGAAGAAATGA